One Methanocaldococcus villosus KIN24-T80 genomic window carries:
- a CDS encoding tRNA pseudouridine(54/55) synthase Pus10, producing the protein MMYEILKKYPLCDRCFGRLFAKLLHATNIERGRALKIYKLLEIEKKINKGEADENDYELLKAILRSGCNKTRLNMEIKKESCPWCRGIFEKDKIERLLNKAINLLKEYDFNTFLIGTHLPEDIKELEEEIKTEYMESIKQEFGREFGKLLAIRLNKQPDKENPDIVVHINPYTEEIYLQVNPLFIKGRYRKLVRGISQTIWLCGKCKGKGCEICNYTGKKYPSSVEEIIAKPIMEATKGKDEKFHGAGREDVDVRMLGDGRPFIIEIKEPKIRNIDLKKIEEEINKDGRVEVLNLSFAKRKDVIAYKNTPHKKTYRALVECSEKVSEEDLKKLERELENRIIKQRTPKRVLHRRADLERIRKVYKVKTNKVDDNHFEMIIYCDGGLYIKELISGDDGRTKPSVSSILNKPCICKELDVLKVHDNETGDINGRNE; encoded by the coding sequence ATGATGTATGAGATCCTAAAAAAATATCCACTATGTGATAGGTGCTTTGGTAGGCTATTTGCAAAACTATTACATGCTACAAACATTGAAAGAGGTAGAGCTTTAAAAATATATAAACTTTTAGAAATAGAGAAGAAAATAAACAAAGGAGAAGCTGATGAAAATGATTATGAGCTTTTGAAGGCTATATTAAGAAGTGGATGCAATAAAACAAGATTAAACATGGAAATTAAAAAAGAATCTTGTCCTTGGTGTAGAGGTATATTTGAAAAAGATAAGATTGAAAGATTATTGAATAAGGCTATTAATCTATTAAAAGAGTATGATTTTAATACATTTTTAATAGGTACTCATTTACCAGAAGATATTAAAGAGCTTGAGGAGGAAATTAAAACAGAATATATGGAAAGTATCAAACAAGAGTTTGGTAGAGAGTTTGGAAAGCTTTTAGCAATAAGATTAAATAAGCAGCCTGATAAAGAAAATCCTGATATTGTTGTTCATATTAACCCATATACAGAAGAAATTTATCTACAAGTCAATCCTCTATTTATAAAAGGAAGGTATAGAAAGCTTGTAAGGGGGATATCTCAAACAATATGGTTATGTGGAAAATGTAAAGGAAAAGGTTGTGAAATATGCAACTATACTGGTAAAAAATATCCCAGTTCAGTGGAAGAAATAATAGCAAAACCAATAATGGAAGCCACAAAAGGAAAAGATGAAAAGTTTCATGGGGCAGGAAGAGAAGATGTAGATGTTAGGATGTTAGGAGATGGTAGACCATTTATTATTGAAATAAAAGAACCAAAAATAAGAAATATTGATTTAAAAAAGATAGAAGAGGAGATTAATAAAGATGGGAGAGTGGAAGTGTTAAACCTTAGTTTTGCAAAAAGAAAAGATGTAATAGCATATAAAAATACACCTCATAAAAAAACATATAGAGCACTGGTAGAGTGTTCTGAAAAAGTTTCTGAAGAAGATTTAAAAAAATTAGAAAGAGAGCTTGAGAATAGAATTATAAAACAAAGAACTCCAAAGAGAGTTTTACATAGAAGGGCTGATCTTGAAAGGATTCGTAAAGTATATAAAGTCAAAACCAATAAAGTAGATGATAATCATTTTGAAATGATTATATACTGTGATGGAGGGCTTTATATAAAAGAGCTCATTAGTGGGGATGATGGTAGAACAAAACCATCTGTTTCTTCTATTTTAAACAAACCTTGTATATGTAAAGAATTGGATGTTCTAAAAGTTCATGACAACGAAACAGGTGATATAAATGGTAGAAATGAGTGA
- a CDS encoding 50S ribosomal protein L21e gives MVEMSEGFRRKTRKKLSKHPRERGLYPITRALKEYKEGEYVHIVIDPSVHKGMPHPRFHGRTGVVVGKQGRAFVVKVRDGGKYKYIIAYPQHLRPAQA, from the coding sequence ATGGTAGAAATGAGTGAAGGATTTAGGAGGAAGACTAGAAAAAAGTTATCAAAACATCCAAGAGAAAGAGGATTATACCCAATAACAAGAGCTTTAAAAGAATATAAAGAAGGAGAGTATGTGCATATAGTTATTGATCCCTCAGTCCATAAAGGCATGCCTCATCCAAGGTTTCATGGTAGGACAGGTGTTGTTGTAGGTAAGCAAGGAAGAGCTTTTGTAGTTAAAGTGAGGGATGGTGGAAAATATAAATATATAATAGCCTATCCACAACACCTTAGACCCGCTCAAGCTTAA
- a CDS encoding RNA polymerase Rpb4 family protein translates to MIGKKILSERYITISEALEIMEDRAKIGELSYEQGCALDYLQKFAKLKKEDAIELVKELKNLGLDEKDAVKIADILPKDMDDLRAIFYKRELPENAEEILEVVRKYI, encoded by the coding sequence ATGATAGGAAAGAAAATTTTAAGTGAGAGATATATAACCATTTCAGAAGCATTAGAAATTATGGAAGATAGAGCAAAAATTGGGGAGCTTTCATATGAGCAAGGATGTGCTTTAGATTATCTACAAAAATTTGCTAAATTAAAGAAAGAAGATGCTATAGAATTAGTAAAAGAGTTAAAAAATTTAGGATTGGATGAAAAAGATGCTGTAAAAATAGCTGATATATTACCTAAGGATATGGATGATTTAAGAGCTATATTCTATAAAAGAGAATTACCTGAAAATGCTGAAGAGATATTAGAAGTGGTTAGAAAGTACATATAA
- a CDS encoding DUF655 domain-containing protein, with product MVQNYPKKDKKKFENYAWILDYLPYGYGNIKEPIAQAVGEYQFVLMELKPKTDLELGERVYIGKGKRDKIDHVRRMIKYDHLTPTAKSELLYVIMDAVRVQEERFIKFFNEAPPITTKLHSLELLPEISKKYMWRIIEEREAKKFESFEDFKNRVKKDPVKIIAKRIVKELSEENKYYLFVKWKKGIILDEDTMTFYLKE from the coding sequence ATGGTTCAAAATTATCCAAAAAAAGATAAGAAAAAATTTGAAAACTATGCTTGGATATTGGATTATTTACCATATGGTTATGGAAACATAAAAGAACCTATTGCTCAAGCTGTAGGTGAATATCAATTTGTGTTAATGGAACTAAAGCCAAAAACTGATTTAGAATTAGGAGAAAGAGTTTATATTGGTAAGGGAAAGAGAGATAAGATTGATCATGTTAGAAGGATGATTAAATATGATCATTTAACCCCTACAGCAAAGTCAGAATTGTTGTATGTAATAATGGATGCTGTAAGAGTGCAAGAAGAGAGATTTATAAAATTTTTTAATGAAGCTCCTCCAATAACTACTAAATTACATAGCTTAGAATTATTACCTGAAATTAGCAAGAAATACATGTGGAGAATTATAGAAGAGAGAGAAGCTAAGAAATTTGAAAGTTTTGAAGATTTTAAAAATAGAGTTAAGAAAGATCCTGTAAAGATCATAGCTAAAAGAATAGTTAAAGAGTTATCTGAAGAAAACAAATACTATTTATTTGTAAAGTGGAAAAAAGGGATAATATTAGATGAAGATACAATGACATTTTATCTTAAAGAATAA